Proteins encoded in a region of the Ancylobacter sp. SL191 genome:
- a CDS encoding VOC family protein translates to MFSHIILGARDLTLLTGFYDKVLSPLGLTRVDEPSDGGPDGAMWVMPGSRWPQFFVQLPFNGLPATWGNGTQVSFAAPSPAAVDAAWQAAIEAGGIDEGKPGLRPSYAPDYYGAYFRDPEGNKICVVHLAALEHLTIRA, encoded by the coding sequence ATGTTCAGCCACATCATCCTCGGTGCCCGCGACCTCACCCTCCTCACCGGCTTTTACGACAAGGTACTGTCCCCGCTCGGGCTCACGCGCGTGGACGAGCCCTCCGATGGCGGGCCGGATGGCGCCATGTGGGTGATGCCGGGCAGCCGCTGGCCACAATTCTTCGTGCAACTGCCGTTCAACGGGCTGCCAGCCACCTGGGGCAATGGCACGCAGGTCAGCTTCGCCGCCCCGTCTCCGGCAGCGGTCGACGCGGCCTGGCAGGCGGCGATCGAGGCGGGCGGGATCGACGAGGGCAAGCCGGGCCTGCGCCCGAGCTATGCGCCCGACTATTACGGCGCCTATTTCCGCGATCCCGAGGGCAACAAGATCTGCGTGGTGCATCTGGCCGCGCTGGAGCACCTCACCATCCGTGCCTGA
- a CDS encoding GNAT family N-acetyltransferase: MILRDATAHDLPGILAIYNHAVLHSTAIWNDTPADLANRSAWLADRRAKSYPVIVAAEGYEVLGYASFGDFRPFDGFRISVEHSVYVAEHARGRGLGGKLVEALFEPARAIGKKVMIGGITGGNTASLALHTRLGFTETGRMPGIGTKFGQRLDLVFMQLEL; this comes from the coding sequence ATGATCCTGCGTGACGCCACCGCCCACGACCTGCCGGGCATTCTCGCCATCTACAACCATGCCGTGCTGCACTCGACGGCGATCTGGAACGACACACCGGCCGACCTTGCCAACCGCAGTGCCTGGCTGGCGGACCGCCGCGCCAAATCCTACCCGGTCATCGTCGCGGCCGAGGGCTACGAGGTGCTCGGCTATGCAAGCTTCGGCGATTTCCGCCCCTTCGACGGCTTCCGCATCAGCGTCGAGCACTCGGTCTATGTCGCCGAGCACGCGCGCGGGCGCGGCCTTGGTGGCAAGCTGGTGGAAGCGCTGTTCGAGCCCGCCCGCGCCATCGGCAAGAAGGTGATGATCGGCGGCATCACCGGCGGCAACACCGCCTCCCTCGCTTTGCACACCCGCCTCGGCTTCACCGAAACCGGCCGTATGCCGGGCATCGGCACCAAGTTCGGCCAGCGGCTGGATCTGGTGTTCATGCAACTTGAGCTGTGA
- a CDS encoding HPr family phosphocarrier protein, with translation MMDTSVALTRELAIVNKRGLHARASAKFVQTVERFDADVRVTRCGETVGGTSIMGLMMLAAAPGTSIEVAASGREAQAVIEALTHLIADRFGEDE, from the coding sequence ATGATGGACACGTCGGTCGCCCTCACGCGTGAGCTCGCCATCGTCAACAAGCGCGGCCTGCACGCGCGCGCCTCCGCCAAATTCGTGCAGACCGTCGAGCGCTTCGACGCCGATGTGCGCGTCACGCGCTGCGGCGAGACGGTCGGCGGCACCTCCATCATGGGCCTGATGATGCTGGCCGCCGCGCCGGGCACCTCCATCGAGGTCGCCGCTTCCGGGCGGGAGGCGCAGGCCGTGATCGAGGCGCTGACCCATCTCATTGCCGACCGCTTCGGCGAGGACGAGTAG
- a CDS encoding ferredoxin--NADP reductase, with translation MSNLHHERVLSVHHWTDNLFTFTTTRDPALRFKNGQFVMIGLPVDGKPLLRAYSIASANYEETLEFFSIKVQNGPLTSRLQHLKVGDEVIVGRKPTGTLLVDYLVPGRRLYLLATGTGLAPFMSLIKDPETYEAYEKVILVHGVRTVGELAYQDFIENELPDNEFFGELVREKLVYYPTVTREPYRNQGRITDLITSGKLFEDLGLPPLDKEDDRVMLCGSPQLLDDMRVILKERGFEEGSTTEPGDFVIEKAFVEK, from the coding sequence ATGAGCAACCTGCATCACGAACGCGTCCTGTCGGTGCATCACTGGACGGACAATCTGTTCACCTTCACCACGACGCGCGACCCGGCGCTGCGCTTCAAGAACGGGCAGTTCGTGATGATCGGGCTGCCGGTCGACGGCAAGCCGCTGCTGCGCGCCTATTCCATCGCCAGCGCCAATTACGAGGAGACCCTCGAGTTCTTCTCCATCAAGGTGCAGAACGGCCCGCTGACCTCGCGTCTCCAGCACCTCAAGGTGGGTGACGAGGTGATCGTCGGGCGCAAGCCGACCGGCACGCTGCTGGTGGATTATCTCGTCCCCGGCCGCCGGCTCTATCTGCTCGCGACCGGCACGGGCCTCGCGCCCTTCATGAGCCTGATCAAGGATCCCGAGACCTACGAGGCTTACGAGAAGGTGATCCTCGTGCACGGCGTGCGCACCGTGGGCGAGCTCGCCTATCAGGACTTCATCGAGAACGAGCTGCCGGACAACGAGTTCTTCGGCGAGTTGGTGCGCGAGAAGTTGGTCTATTACCCGACCGTGACGCGCGAGCCCTATCGCAACCAGGGCCGCATCACCGACCTCATCACCTCGGGCAAGCTGTTCGAGGATCTCGGCCTGCCGCCGCTCGACAAGGAAGACGACCGCGTCATGCTGTGCGGCAGCCCGCAGTTGCTCGACGATATGCGCGTCATCCTCAAGGAGCGCGGCTTCGAGGAAGGCTCGACCACGGAGCCGGGCGACTTCGTGATCGAGAAGGCCTTCGTCGAGAAGTAA
- the ahcY gene encoding adenosylhomocysteinase, with amino-acid sequence MALASEYIVKDIGLADFGRKEIDLAETEMPGLMAIRAEYGPSQPLKGARIAGSLHMTIQTAVLIETLKALGADVRWVSCNIFSTQDHAAAAIAAAGTPVFAFKGETLVEYWDFTAKLFDWHDGGVPNMILDDGGDATMLVHHGLRAENGDTAFLDQAESEEEVIFFALIKKLLAEKPKGWFAQVAASIKGVSEETTTGVHRLYKLAEQGKLLFPAINVNDSVTKSKFDNLYGCRESLVDAIRRGTDVMLAGKVAFVAGFGDVGKGSAASLRQAGARVIVSEVDPICALQASMEGYEVATIEDAFSRADIYVTATGNKDIITVDHMRQMKDRAIVCNIGHFDNEIQVAGLKNFKWNNIKPQVDEIEFPSGNRIILLSEGRLVNLGNAMGHPSFVMSSSFANQTLAQIELWANPGKYEKKVYTLPKFLDEKVAALHLEKLGVKLTKLRPEQADYIGVPVEGPFKPDHYRY; translated from the coding sequence ATGGCCCTCGCCAGCGAATACATCGTCAAGGACATCGGCCTCGCCGATTTCGGCCGCAAGGAAATCGATCTGGCCGAGACCGAGATGCCGGGCCTCATGGCCATCCGTGCGGAATATGGCCCGTCGCAGCCGCTCAAGGGCGCGCGCATCGCCGGCTCCCTGCACATGACCATCCAGACCGCCGTGCTGATCGAGACGCTGAAGGCGCTCGGCGCGGATGTGCGCTGGGTCTCCTGCAACATCTTCTCGACCCAGGACCACGCCGCCGCCGCCATCGCCGCCGCCGGCACGCCGGTCTTCGCCTTCAAGGGCGAGACGCTGGTCGAGTACTGGGACTTCACCGCCAAGCTGTTCGACTGGCATGACGGCGGCGTGCCGAACATGATCCTCGACGATGGCGGCGACGCCACCATGCTTGTGCATCACGGCCTGCGCGCCGAGAATGGCGACACCGCCTTCCTCGACCAGGCCGAGTCCGAGGAAGAGGTGATCTTCTTCGCCCTCATCAAGAAGCTGCTCGCCGAGAAGCCGAAGGGCTGGTTCGCGCAGGTCGCCGCCTCGATCAAGGGCGTCTCGGAGGAGACCACCACGGGCGTGCACCGCCTTTACAAGCTCGCCGAGCAGGGCAAGCTGCTGTTCCCGGCGATCAACGTCAATGACAGCGTCACGAAGTCGAAGTTCGACAATCTCTATGGCTGCCGTGAGTCGCTGGTCGACGCCATCCGTCGCGGCACCGACGTGATGCTGGCCGGCAAGGTCGCCTTCGTCGCCGGTTTCGGCGATGTCGGCAAGGGCTCGGCCGCCTCGCTGCGCCAGGCCGGCGCGCGCGTCATCGTCTCCGAAGTCGATCCGATCTGCGCCCTGCAGGCGTCGATGGAAGGCTATGAGGTGGCGACCATTGAGGATGCCTTCTCGCGCGCCGACATCTATGTCACCGCGACCGGCAACAAGGACATCATCACCGTCGATCACATGCGGCAGATGAAGGACCGGGCCATCGTCTGCAACATCGGCCACTTCGACAACGAGATCCAGGTCGCGGGTCTCAAGAACTTCAAGTGGAACAACATCAAGCCGCAGGTCGACGAGATCGAGTTCCCATCGGGCAACCGCATCATCCTGCTGTCGGAAGGCCGTCTGGTGAACCTTGGCAACGCCATGGGCCACCCCTCCTTCGTGATGTCGTCCTCCTTCGCGAACCAGACGCTGGCGCAGATCGAACTCTGGGCCAACCCGGGCAAGTACGAGAAGAAGGTCTACACCCTGCCGAAGTTCCTCGACGAGAAGGTCGCCGCGCTGCACCTCGAGAAGCTCGGCGTGAAGCTCACCAAGCTGCGCCCCGAGCAGGCCGACTATATCGGTGTGCCCGTCGAGGGCCCGTTCAAGCCGGATCACTACCGCTATTGA